The genome window GAAATAATCTAGATGGGAAGTATCTTGAAATGAGTACGATGAAATCTGTTCTGGTTGTTGAAGATGATTTTGCTTCCAGACAGTATCTGCTACTGTTACTGAAAAAACTTGAATATGCTTCACTTGCAGCAGAAACAGGTGAGCAGGCAATAGAGTTAATGAAGGATAAATCAGTTGATATCATGCTGTTGGATATTGCCCTGGGTCCGGGGATCAGTGGCATTGAGCTTGGGGCCACACTCAAGCAGGAAGATCGTTTTGAAAGCACCCCCATGGTGGCTGTCACAGCCTTTTCAAAAGACAAATTGCAAAGTCTGAATGAAGCCGGTTTTGCAGACTATATGTCTAAACCTTATACCATTGTTCAACTAAAAGAGCTTTTGGAAAAGTACCTTGATCAATAGCGTGACCTGCTCGACCATGAGGCCGAGAGTATGCATTTCTATGGCATGCAGAATCCTGATCAGGTAAAGTAAATTATTAAGTCTCGATCTAGACCGATAAGTTTAACTGTATTTCACCACTTCGAAAATTATGGATAACTCCCCCTCGTAGTATTTGAGCCTCACCAGTTTCAGTAATACCCAAAAATTGACCTTCTTGGATGGTGTTGTTATAACTCCATTGAATAGGCTCATTGATCTTGAATGCGACCTTATTCCATTCCTTCGCAAGATCCGCAGCGCGGTCAAGTAAGTCGATATTGTTGAAGAATACCTGCACTATGTTTTTTAACACCTGCTCTCTATCAGGCTTTTCCCACCCGGCCAGGTGCAGGGAGGTGGCTGTCTGTTGGATAGATACTGAAAAATCAGTCAGACGATGCTCCAGATTGATTCCGATCCCGATAGTTGCCGAGACTGCAGTTGCTCCTGCCCACTGTACTTCGGTTAAGACTCCGCCACACTTACGATTCCCAATTATGATATCATTGGGCCATTTTAAAGAGATATCCACATCCATCAGGGTCGTGAGAGATCTGCAGATAACGATACCAACGTAAAGAGATAAAAGTTGAAGATCATGTTTTAATACTGTAGGACTACCCAGTAATAATGACATCCAAAGCCCTAAACCAGCTTCTGATTCCCAATGACGACCATATTGCCCCTTGCCCAGGGTTTGCTCATTGCTGATGAAAAGAATATTGTGTCCGACAAATTCAGAGCGACGACGATAAGCTTCCTGATTTGTAGAATCCAGAGTTTCAAAGATTAAAATATCGTCTAGCTCAGGGTGTATACGGTTATGAGAGATCATTCTGACGTTCAGAGACATCAATCCAAATTCGAGTGGGGTAATTCAATCGATGTGTTACGTTGGATATGGATGGGAGTGTCAGTTGCCACGATACTCACCAAAGACAGAACGTAAGGTATTAGAAATTTCTCCCAGGGAAGCGTATTCCCGGACTGCAACCAGGATATAGGGGAAAAGGTTCTCATTATCCTGTTGAGCCGCTCGCTCCAACCTCGATAATGCGATCTGAACGGCTTGCTGATCACGATCACATCTGATTTTTTCAAGGCGGGCCAACTGTCGCTTGGTAGCTTCTGTACCCAATTCCAGGGTCTCTGGCTGGAGATTTTCCTCCATGACAAACTGGTTTACACCAACGATTATGCGTTCCTGCTTTTCGACCTCTTGTTGGTACTGATAGGCACTGGCGGCGATTTCGTTCTGGAAGTAACCCAGCTCGATTGCTTTTACAGCGCCACCCATTTCATCGATGGTTTTGAGGGTGTTGAAAACCTCGTGTTCCAGGTTATCCGTGAGCTCTTCGATTACCTCTGATCCGGCCAGAGGATCGACATAGTTGGTCACACCACTTTCAAAGCCAATGATCTGTTGTGTCCTCAATGCCAGTCGGGCAGATACTTCTGTTGGTAACGCCAGCGCTTCATCACGTGAGTTTGTGTGAAGAGACTGAGTGCCACCCAACACGGCTGCCAATGCCTGCAAGGTTACCCGCACCACATTATTGTCGATCTGTTGCGCAGTCAGAGTTGAACCACCGGTCTGAGTATGAAACCGACACATCATCGCTTTGGGGTTGGTGGCTCCGAAACGCTCTTTCATGATCCTGCCCCAAATACGCCTGGAAGCTCTGAACTTGGCGATTTCCTCCAGCAGATCGTTGTGGGCATTCCAGAAAAAAGACAGTCGGGCACCAAATTTATCTACATCAAGACCAGCTTTCAGGGCTGCTTCTACAT of Candidatus Neomarinimicrobiota bacterium contains these proteins:
- a CDS encoding response regulator, with the translated sequence MSTMKSVLVVEDDFASRQYLLLLLKKLEYASLAAETGEQAIELMKDKSVDIMLLDIALGPGISGIELGATLKQEDRFESTPMVAVTAFSKDKLQSLNEAGFADYMSKPYTIVQLKELLEKYLDQ
- a CDS encoding biotin--[acetyl-CoA-carboxylase] ligase, which codes for MISHNRIHPELDDILIFETLDSTNQEAYRRRSEFVGHNILFISNEQTLGKGQYGRHWESEAGLGLWMSLLLGSPTVLKHDLQLLSLYVGIVICRSLTTLMDVDISLKWPNDIIIGNRKCGGVLTEVQWAGATAVSATIGIGINLEHRLTDFSVSIQQTATSLHLAGWEKPDREQVLKNIVQVFFNNIDLLDRAADLAKEWNKVAFKINEPIQWSYNNTIQEGQFLGITETGEAQILRGGVIHNFRSGEIQLNLSV
- a CDS encoding methylmalonyl-CoA mutase family protein, which translates into the protein MSNAGEKAGQYPFTRGIYSDMYRSRKWTMRQYAGFSSAEDSNARYRYLLEQGQTGLSVAFDLPTQIGYDSDAPLVDGEIGKVGVPIDTLADMEILFKGIPLDKVSTSMTINSTAAILLAMYQVVAEKQGVKADKLRGTIQNDVLKEYIARGTYIYPPQPSLRLITDVFSYCDEHIPNWNTISISGYHIREAGSTAAQELAFTFANGIAYVEAALKAGLDVDKFGARLSFFWNAHNDLLEEIAKFRASRRIWGRIMKERFGATNPKAMMCRFHTQTGGSTLTAQQIDNNVVRVTLQALAAVLGGTQSLHTNSRDEALALPTEVSARLALRTQQIIGFESGVTNYVDPLAGSEVIEELTDNLEHEVFNTLKTIDEMGGAVKAIELGYFQNEIAASAYQYQQEVEKQERIIVGVNQFVMEENLQPETLELGTEATKRQLARLEKIRCDRDQQAVQIALSRLERAAQQDNENLFPYILVAVREYASLGEISNTLRSVFGEYRGN